The Candidatus Deferrimicrobium sp. genome has a window encoding:
- a CDS encoding PIG-L deacetylase family protein produces MPKRILFLMAHPDDETFGPGGTIARYARSGVEVGLGTATRGEAGMLGDPPVTDREHLGEVRARELMSAAEILGISSVHFLGFLDGQLAIVPREQLVERAVELVRRLRPHVLVGFGPEGVSGHADHKVMCEVALSAFDRSADPTWYPGGGDPAWAPLKLYQFEIARELLAGWDAPLAGVPRAKLTAFIDTTEQVETKIRAFHCHKTQEKDTRRILERPGYRIFARQETYVLARTRLSGLPFPEDDLLAGIQDE; encoded by the coding sequence ATGCCGAAAAGGATCCTGTTCCTGATGGCCCACCCCGACGACGAGACGTTCGGTCCCGGCGGGACGATCGCGAGGTATGCCCGTTCGGGGGTGGAAGTCGGCCTGGGGACGGCGACCCGGGGAGAGGCCGGGATGCTCGGCGATCCCCCGGTAACCGACCGGGAACATCTCGGGGAGGTGCGCGCCCGGGAGCTGATGTCGGCAGCGGAGATCCTGGGGATCTCCAGCGTCCACTTCCTCGGGTTCCTCGACGGGCAGCTGGCGATCGTGCCCCGGGAACAGCTGGTGGAGCGCGCCGTCGAACTGGTCCGACGGTTGCGCCCCCACGTCCTTGTCGGGTTCGGCCCCGAGGGGGTGTCGGGCCACGCGGACCACAAGGTCATGTGCGAAGTGGCCTTGTCCGCCTTCGACCGCTCCGCCGATCCGACGTGGTATCCCGGCGGTGGCGACCCCGCCTGGGCCCCCCTCAAGTTGTATCAATTCGAGATCGCTCGGGAGCTCCTCGCCGGGTGGGATGCCCCCCTCGCCGGCGTTCCCCGGGCGAAGCTCACCGCCTTCATCGACACCACGGAGCAGGTGGAAACGAAGATCCGCGCCTTCCATTGCCACAAGACACAGGAGAAGGACACCCGGCGGATCCTCGAGCGTCCCGGCTACCGGATCTTCGCGCGGCAGGAAACGTACGTCCTTGCCAGGACGCGGCTATCCGGGCTACCCTTCCCGGAGGACGACCTGCTGGCAGGGATTCAGGACGAGTGA